One region of Mucilaginibacter gotjawali genomic DNA includes:
- a CDS encoding c-type cytochrome has protein sequence MKFKVIIGVLCLLFILAVSCQSPQSIEFARYYSSGSLLYQSHCQNCHGAKGEGLNALIPPLTDTVFIKNNIHQLPCLVKNGLRGKLTIDKRDFTEKMPPNDLAPIEIANVLTYVANSFGNKRGTIDVAQVGTDLSNCK, from the coding sequence ATGAAATTTAAAGTAATTATTGGAGTTTTGTGCCTGTTGTTTATACTGGCAGTTTCCTGCCAGAGCCCGCAAAGTATTGAATTTGCCCGTTACTATTCATCAGGAAGCCTGCTCTACCAAAGCCATTGCCAAAATTGCCATGGTGCAAAGGGCGAAGGTTTGAATGCATTGATCCCTCCGCTGACCGATACCGTATTTATAAAGAATAATATCCACCAGCTGCCCTGCCTGGTAAAAAACGGTTTAAGAGGAAAATTAACCATCGACAAAAGAGATTTTACGGAGAAAATGCCGCCTAACGACCTTGCTCCTATTGAAATCGCCAACGTGCTCACGTATGTTGCCAATTCTTTCGGTAATAAGCGCGGTACTATAGATGTTGCACAGGTTGGAACAGACCTGAGTAATTGTAAATAA
- a CDS encoding SCO family protein has translation MRKLILAVAAILLWSACKFNSKSGNTLPIYGNRQAVTRIVNGQTVTDTLYQTIPPFKLVNQYGDSICNSDLNGKIYVADFFFTSCPSICPVMQRNMLNVYNAYKNTADVKILSYTIDPKYDSVKVLKKYADKLGVTGNMWWFIQGKKDDTYRLAEKSYLVAVSQDTTVPGGYVHQGYFVLVDKQKRVRGSYDGTNPQQVSQLIDDIKILKAEPAPVANP, from the coding sequence ATGAGAAAACTGATTTTAGCTGTTGCCGCCATCCTGCTATGGAGCGCCTGTAAATTCAATAGTAAATCCGGCAACACTTTACCCATTTACGGAAACCGGCAGGCGGTTACCAGGATAGTGAATGGACAAACCGTCACTGATACCCTTTATCAAACCATTCCGCCTTTTAAACTGGTGAACCAATACGGCGATAGCATCTGTAATAGTGATCTTAACGGTAAAATATATGTCGCTGATTTCTTTTTTACCAGTTGCCCATCTATTTGCCCTGTAATGCAGCGCAATATGCTTAATGTGTACAACGCCTATAAAAATACTGCTGATGTAAAGATCCTCTCTTACACCATCGATCCTAAATACGATAGCGTAAAAGTTTTAAAAAAATATGCTGATAAATTGGGAGTTACCGGCAATATGTGGTGGTTTATACAAGGCAAAAAGGATGATACCTACCGCCTCGCCGAAAAAAGTTACCTGGTGGCGGTAAGCCAGGATACAACAGTACCCGGCGGCTATGTGCACCAGGGTTATTTTGTGCTGGTGGATAAACAAAAACGGGTACGCGGCTCGTATGATGGCACAAATCCGCAGCAGGTAAGTCAGCTGATAGATGATATTAAAATACTAAAAGCAGAGCCTGCGCCTGTAGCCAACCCATGA
- a CDS encoding DUF6515 family protein has protein sequence MKSAYKYLLSIGLSGLMCLFLAMPASAQHNRGGGGGGNHGGGGGGGFARGGGGGGGARFNGGGGARFNGGGAAVARGGFGGGRSFQAPQRQGNFQRGFAPQRGNAGFRGNNFAGRPGFNARGNNFAGRPGVNARGYNGNRYAYNGRVNAYRGGYRGAYGYRGAYGYRGGYGWRGGYGWRGGYYGPSYWGARGWWGGRGGYWWNGGLYASLYWPRIGFSVGVLPYGYYPFYWDNQPYYYSNGFYYQQNNDQYTVVEPPLGAEITQLPAGAKEITIDGQQYYELNGVYYQPVTKDDGTNVYVIAGKDGKLDTANSGTDNGGYNTPAPDNGGYNSAPPQGGVNNVPEPQKGDIYETLPQDTRRIKLNGETFFVSPDDYYYQETIDTRGNKAYKVVGTPSDEPQEN, from the coding sequence ATGAAAAGTGCATATAAATATTTATTATCAATTGGCTTAAGTGGGCTGATGTGCCTGTTTTTAGCTATGCCGGCCAGCGCCCAACATAACAGAGGTGGTGGTGGTGGTGGCAATCACGGTGGTGGCGGCGGCGGCGGTTTTGCCCGGGGCGGCGGCGGTGGCGGTGGTGCCCGGTTTAATGGCGGTGGTGGCGCCCGTTTCAATGGCGGCGGTGCTGCAGTTGCCCGAGGTGGATTTGGCGGCGGCCGGTCGTTCCAGGCCCCTCAAAGGCAGGGCAATTTCCAAAGGGGCTTTGCTCCTCAACGTGGTAATGCCGGGTTCAGAGGTAATAACTTTGCCGGAAGACCAGGCTTTAACGCAAGAGGCAATAATTTTGCCGGAAGACCCGGAGTAAACGCAAGAGGCTATAACGGAAATCGTTATGCTTACAATGGCAGGGTAAATGCCTACAGAGGCGGCTATCGTGGTGCTTATGGTTACCGTGGTGCCTACGGTTACAGAGGTGGTTATGGCTGGAGAGGTGGTTATGGCTGGAGAGGCGGTTATTACGGCCCTAGTTATTGGGGTGCCCGCGGATGGTGGGGTGGCCGTGGCGGCTACTGGTGGAACGGTGGCTTATATGCCAGCTTATACTGGCCACGTATTGGTTTCAGTGTAGGGGTTTTACCTTACGGATATTATCCTTTCTATTGGGACAACCAGCCATACTATTACAGCAATGGGTTTTATTACCAACAGAATAACGATCAATATACTGTAGTAGAGCCACCATTGGGTGCTGAAATTACACAGCTTCCGGCCGGTGCAAAAGAGATTACCATTGACGGACAGCAATATTATGAATTGAACGGTGTATATTATCAACCGGTTACCAAGGATGATGGTACTAACGTTTATGTGATAGCAGGTAAAGATGGCAAGTTAGACACCGCCAACAGCGGAACTGATAACGGCGGTTATAACACCCCGGCTCCTGACAATGGCGGCTATAACAGTGCGCCCCCTCAAGGCGGTGTAAACAATGTTCCGGAACCACAAAAAGGTGATATCTATGAGACTTTGCCACAAGATACCCGCAGGATAAAACTTAACGGTGAAACTTTCTTTGTGTCTCCTGATGATTATTATTACCAGGAAACGATTGACACCAGGGGTAACAAGGCCTATAAAGTAGTAGGTACACCATCTGATGAACCGCAGGAAAATTAA
- a CDS encoding DinB family protein: protein MKDYFLNLFNYDRFANELITETIIKGNNPEKPVKLMAHLFAAQQIWLSRCADFPGAPGTTWPDWQADAFAGIMETNNARWLRFLEGLEPADFDRIISYKTLKGDSYQNKLVDILTHVINHGTHHRAQAGQHLIAAGFETLPPTDYIFFVR from the coding sequence ATGAAAGATTATTTTCTCAACCTTTTTAACTATGACAGGTTTGCCAATGAACTGATAACCGAAACTATCATCAAAGGAAACAATCCCGAAAAGCCAGTAAAATTAATGGCGCATTTATTTGCAGCCCAGCAAATATGGCTCAGTCGCTGCGCTGATTTTCCGGGCGCGCCCGGTACCACCTGGCCCGACTGGCAGGCAGATGCTTTTGCCGGTATTATGGAAACCAACAACGCCCGCTGGCTTCGATTCCTCGAAGGGCTTGAGCCTGCAGATTTTGACCGTATCATCAGCTATAAAACCCTAAAGGGCGATAGTTACCAAAATAAACTAGTCGATATTTTAACGCATGTCATTAATCATGGCACCCACCACAGAGCGCAGGCCGGCCAACATTTAATTGCCGCCGGGTTTGAAACATTGCCTCCTACAGATTATATATTTTTCGTCAGGTAA
- the dinB gene encoding DNA polymerase IV yields MSAKRIIMHIDLDSFFVSVERKFDPSLIGKPVLIGGAADRGVVASCSYEARKFGIHSAMPMKQAMRLCPHAIIVRGAHGRYSEASAEVTEIIRQSVPLYQKTSVDEFYIDYTGMDRFHNCYQHASEVRQRVIRETGLPISFGMSSGKTVAKMATNQAKPNGQLYIPHGKEKAFLAPLNINKIPGLGESTAAKLYPYGIEKIGDLQRTNLKFLETILGKYGRFLWDKANGIDEGEVVSASERKSISTEHTFHANISDRQKIETILVSMTEELASKLRRENKLASCLAIKVRYANFETHTQQEKIALTAAEHILIPGVKNLLTSAWNSNRPIRLIGVRLSNLCSGLYQINLFEDNEERIKLYQAMDKINFKFGEKTVCRAAGMEIGTRNFNPFMRG; encoded by the coding sequence ATGAGCGCCAAACGGATCATCATGCATATCGACCTTGATTCTTTCTTCGTTTCGGTGGAGCGTAAGTTCGATCCGTCGCTGATCGGCAAGCCGGTACTCATCGGTGGGGCGGCCGACAGGGGCGTAGTAGCATCATGCAGTTACGAGGCCCGCAAGTTCGGCATCCACTCGGCCATGCCCATGAAACAGGCCATGCGCCTTTGCCCTCATGCCATTATCGTAAGAGGAGCTCACGGCCGGTATTCAGAAGCCAGTGCAGAGGTTACCGAGATCATCCGGCAATCGGTACCACTGTATCAAAAAACCTCCGTGGATGAGTTTTATATTGATTATACTGGGATGGACCGCTTCCATAACTGCTACCAACATGCCAGCGAAGTTCGGCAAAGGGTAATCAGGGAAACCGGCCTGCCTATTTCGTTCGGCATGTCATCGGGCAAAACGGTGGCTAAAATGGCCACCAACCAGGCAAAGCCAAACGGGCAACTGTATATACCGCACGGCAAAGAAAAAGCATTTTTGGCCCCGCTTAACATCAATAAGATCCCCGGGCTTGGCGAGAGTACCGCTGCAAAATTATACCCGTATGGCATCGAAAAAATAGGCGACCTGCAGCGCACTAACCTGAAGTTTTTAGAAACCATTTTAGGCAAATATGGCAGGTTTTTGTGGGATAAGGCGAACGGTATTGACGAAGGTGAAGTGGTATCAGCCAGTGAGCGCAAATCAATCTCAACAGAACATACCTTTCATGCCAATATCTCCGACCGGCAAAAGATTGAGACCATACTGGTATCCATGACGGAGGAACTGGCCTCGAAACTCCGCCGCGAAAACAAACTCGCCTCTTGTCTTGCAATAAAAGTGCGCTATGCTAATTTTGAGACGCATACCCAGCAGGAAAAGATCGCACTAACGGCTGCAGAGCATATACTGATCCCAGGTGTAAAAAACCTGTTAACCAGCGCATGGAACAGCAACCGTCCGATTAGATTAATAGGGGTGAGGTTAAGCAACCTGTGCAGCGGGCTTTACCAAATCAACCTGTTTGAAGATAACGAAGAACGGATAAAACTTTACCAGGCTATGGATAAGATCAACTTTAAGTTCGGCGAAAAAACGGTTTGCCGCGCCGCGGGGATGGAAATAGGGACGAGGAATTTTAATCCGTTTATGCGTGGATAG
- a CDS encoding acyltransferase family protein, producing MAQTSTVQAADDFDSTPTRLFSLDALRGFDMFWIMGADEIMHALRDSTKSNFWTVIGNQFEHPDWNGFHAYDMIFPLFLFMAGVSTPFSVGRELEKGKSREQLMLRVIKRAFILVLLGLLVNNGLKIQPIADIRFPSVLGRIGIAYMFANIIYLYAKELWQMIWFWIFIVGYYLLLKFTAAPGFHPGDLTPQGNFASYVDRTILPGHLYVPYPGTKINMHDPEGLFSTIPAISTGILGILTGTLLKRKDITANLKALLMALFGFAFIFVSLIWNLDFPINKNLWSSSFVMLVGGISLILMSVFYYIIDVLGYKKWAFFFKVIGMNSILIYISGHFIKWSYANNGFFQWLGQLVGNPYNAVVMAITLVLVKWLFLRYLYEKKTFLRV from the coding sequence ATGGCTCAAACCTCAACAGTTCAGGCGGCGGATGATTTCGATTCCACCCCTACCCGCTTGTTTTCATTGGATGCTCTTCGCGGCTTCGATATGTTCTGGATCATGGGAGCAGATGAAATAATGCATGCGCTCCGCGATTCCACTAAATCCAACTTCTGGACAGTGATCGGTAACCAGTTTGAACACCCGGACTGGAATGGGTTTCACGCTTACGATATGATCTTTCCGCTCTTCCTGTTTATGGCAGGCGTTTCTACCCCATTTTCAGTAGGCCGCGAGTTGGAGAAAGGCAAAAGCCGCGAACAACTGATGCTAAGGGTTATTAAGCGGGCCTTTATTTTGGTGCTATTAGGGCTGTTGGTAAACAACGGGCTAAAAATTCAACCCATTGCGGATATCAGGTTCCCAAGTGTACTGGGGCGTATCGGTATCGCTTATATGTTTGCCAATATCATTTACCTGTACGCAAAAGAACTTTGGCAAATGATCTGGTTCTGGATATTTATCGTGGGTTATTACCTGCTGCTTAAATTTACAGCCGCGCCGGGCTTTCACCCCGGCGATCTTACCCCGCAGGGTAATTTTGCTTCGTATGTTGACCGCACCATATTGCCCGGCCATTTATATGTGCCATACCCCGGTACAAAAATAAACATGCACGATCCGGAAGGCTTGTTCTCTACTATCCCCGCTATCAGCACCGGTATTTTAGGAATTTTAACCGGAACGCTGTTAAAAAGGAAGGATATTACGGCGAATTTGAAGGCTTTGCTGATGGCTCTTTTCGGCTTTGCTTTTATATTCGTTTCACTGATCTGGAATTTAGACTTTCCGATCAACAAAAACCTGTGGTCAAGTTCATTCGTGATGCTGGTTGGTGGGATCAGTTTAATACTGATGTCAGTTTTTTATTACATCATTGATGTTTTAGGGTATAAAAAATGGGCCTTCTTTTTCAAAGTCATCGGTATGAACTCTATTTTGATCTATATCTCGGGGCATTTTATCAAATGGAGCTATGCCAATAACGGGTTCTTCCAATGGCTGGGGCAGCTGGTGGGTAACCCATATAACGCAGTAGTAATGGCGATAACTTTGGTGCTGGTAAAATGGCTATTCCTGCGTTATCTGTACGAAAAGAAAACGTTTTTGCGGGTATAG
- a CDS encoding 2'-5' RNA ligase family protein, translated as MTGYHDYLILLTPPASIINNVKKLKEQSFSMIGEYESRHSKAHITVQPWPRKRPVWIEPLLPKLERDLQTLPPLVMDINGFDFFDQQEFQTIYAKLTSTPATKLWFKLLRRFFNTSPFEPHITITRNIPHHNFKQLWPRFKTLPWNERFSIDKLTILRRETIGYDKTFKPYNEISFNKKLDFFEFTNFKLKQPAMSSAKNDGKQFSLF; from the coding sequence ATGACAGGTTATCACGACTACCTAATATTGCTAACGCCACCAGCCAGCATCATTAATAACGTTAAGAAATTGAAAGAACAGAGTTTTTCAATGATAGGCGAATATGAGAGCCGCCACTCAAAGGCGCACATTACCGTTCAACCTTGGCCACGAAAACGCCCAGTTTGGATTGAGCCGCTGCTGCCCAAGTTGGAGCGCGACCTGCAAACCTTGCCGCCCCTGGTAATGGATATTAATGGTTTTGATTTTTTCGACCAGCAGGAATTCCAAACCATCTACGCCAAATTAACAAGCACCCCGGCAACAAAGCTTTGGTTTAAGCTGCTGCGCCGATTTTTTAATACATCGCCGTTTGAGCCGCATATTACTATAACCCGCAATATACCGCACCATAATTTCAAACAGCTTTGGCCCCGGTTTAAGACCTTGCCATGGAACGAGCGTTTCAGCATTGATAAATTGACGATCCTACGCCGGGAAACCATTGGGTACGACAAAACTTTTAAACCATATAATGAGATATCTTTTAATAAAAAGCTGGATTTTTTTGAATTTACCAATTTTAAACTCAAGCAGCCTGCAATGTCTTCAGCTAAAAATGATGGCAAACAATTTAGCCTGTTTTGA
- a CDS encoding lipocalin family protein, whose translation MKLLFLLFTLFPAIGFCQLSNNKIVGKWRGVYFSNIAYDVHTGKPKDSAVLSDPDTCIFIFNKNNTTSINYTGNSRNMEFKGPLKFTYKILPGSIIRFNEKDSKTLSTFRISSDTLYFRPYPPKLRESIELFYLMKFVRCN comes from the coding sequence ATGAAATTGTTGTTTCTGCTTTTCACATTATTTCCGGCCATTGGTTTTTGCCAGCTTTCAAATAATAAGATCGTGGGCAAGTGGCGTGGCGTTTATTTCTCCAATATTGCCTATGATGTGCATACTGGAAAACCTAAAGATTCTGCGGTATTATCTGACCCTGACACGTGCATTTTCATTTTCAACAAAAACAATACGACGAGTATAAACTATACCGGTAACTCCAGGAATATGGAATTTAAAGGGCCACTTAAATTCACGTACAAAATATTGCCTGGTTCAATTATACGGTTTAATGAAAAAGATTCAAAAACTTTAAGCACGTTCCGGATTAGCAGCGATACTTTGTATTTTCGACCTTACCCACCAAAACTTCGAGAATCAATTGAATTATTTTATTTGATGAAATTCGTTAGATGCAACTGA
- a CDS encoding pyrophosphohydrolase domain-containing protein, with product MIKDTNALNQVAEFHHTFKHPIVTNPAIPSKERCELRVSLLAEELKELQQAVEDNDLTEVADALCDLQYVLAGAILEFGLGEKFKELFDEVHRSNMSKACKTVEEAHLTIEHYKNTANTDSYHKEIDGLFLVYRTADNKTLKSINYSPAGLGEILSK from the coding sequence ATGATAAAAGACACAAATGCATTAAACCAGGTAGCCGAATTCCATCATACCTTCAAACACCCTATTGTAACAAACCCAGCGATCCCATCAAAAGAACGATGTGAACTCCGCGTTTCGCTGCTGGCTGAAGAACTAAAAGAATTGCAGCAGGCAGTAGAAGATAACGATTTAACAGAAGTTGCTGATGCCTTATGCGATTTGCAATATGTACTTGCAGGTGCTATTTTAGAATTTGGCCTTGGCGAAAAATTTAAAGAACTATTTGACGAGGTACACCGCTCCAATATGAGCAAAGCCTGTAAAACCGTTGAAGAGGCTCACCTTACAATCGAACATTACAAAAACACTGCCAATACCGATTCTTATCATAAAGAAATAGACGGTTTGTTTTTAGTGTACCGTACAGCTGACAATAAGACGTTAAAATCTATCAACTATTCGCCCGCTGGTCTTGGCGAAATATTATCAAAATAA
- a CDS encoding DUF2238 domain-containing protein, whose protein sequence is MKKYVLLVCLFFTGLIISAINPHDYFTWILEIFPAIIGLFILVFTFRHFQFTMLTYVMILLHCYVLFIGGHYTYALVPAFDWVRDVFHQSRNNYDKVGHFFQGFVPAMIVREIFIRKEIINRENWIPFLTISVCGLISLLYELLEWLVSVSSGSAGNSFLGTQGDVWDTQSDMLFAIIGASCMLITLSGLQNKVIAGKLQRL, encoded by the coding sequence ATGAAAAAGTATGTCCTCCTTGTATGCCTGTTTTTTACGGGATTAATTATTTCTGCCATTAATCCGCATGATTATTTTACCTGGATTTTGGAAATTTTTCCAGCTATTATAGGTCTTTTTATACTCGTATTTACTTTCCGGCACTTTCAATTCACCATGTTAACTTATGTGATGATATTGTTGCATTGCTACGTGTTATTTATAGGCGGTCATTACACCTATGCCCTGGTTCCTGCTTTTGACTGGGTGCGCGATGTTTTCCACCAAAGCCGCAATAATTATGACAAGGTCGGGCACTTTTTCCAGGGCTTTGTACCGGCAATGATCGTTCGCGAAATATTTATCAGAAAAGAAATCATCAACAGGGAAAACTGGATCCCCTTTTTAACCATAAGTGTATGCGGGCTGATAAGCTTGCTGTATGAATTGCTGGAGTGGCTGGTTTCAGTATCCTCAGGGTCTGCAGGCAACTCTTTCCTTGGCACGCAGGGAGATGTATGGGATACGCAATCAGATATGCTTTTTGCTATTATTGGCGCCTCGTGTATGCTCATCACGCTATCAGGATTGCAGAACAAGGTGATCGCCGGAAAGTTGCAAAGGTTGTAA
- a CDS encoding RNA polymerase sigma factor, with translation MADKEAAFKKIYEANSKKIYHLCYGYTGDDDAASDLLQETFLKVWQNLEKFRNQAMISTWIYRIAVNTCLTYLRSEKRQAKDELTPFISENKKEELSEKNEQVALLYKCISKLEESERIIITMVLDEVPYPEIAEVSGISEGNLRVKIHRIKQKLTELYNHYERV, from the coding sequence GTGGCAGATAAAGAGGCAGCTTTTAAGAAGATTTACGAAGCCAATTCAAAAAAGATCTACCATTTGTGCTACGGCTATACGGGGGATGATGATGCTGCGAGCGACCTTTTACAGGAAACCTTTTTAAAAGTCTGGCAAAATCTTGAAAAATTCCGCAACCAGGCAATGATCTCTACCTGGATTTACCGCATTGCCGTAAATACCTGTCTTACCTACCTGCGTTCAGAAAAACGCCAGGCAAAAGACGAGTTGACACCATTTATTTCGGAAAACAAAAAAGAAGAACTATCTGAAAAAAACGAACAGGTGGCGCTGCTTTATAAATGTATATCGAAGCTGGAAGAATCAGAAAGAATAATTATAACGATGGTGCTTGACGAAGTGCCATACCCAGAAATTGCGGAAGTTTCGGGCATATCAGAAGGGAATTTGAGGGTGAAAATACATCGCATAAAACAAAAATTAACAGAATTGTATAACCACTATGAAAGAGTTTGA
- a CDS encoding GNAT family N-acetyltransferase produces MVTIQRVQHSEADTLLAFSKKTFYEFFDHLNEPANMEAYSSVAFTPQRIRSELSNPNSEFYFAMLDNEVVGYLKLNFNDAQTEFKDTNAIEVERIYVSGEHHGKRIGKQLMDFALDIARAKQLEYVWLGVWEHNDKAMGFYERYGFEICGSHEFMLGDDLQTDLLMKKMLV; encoded by the coding sequence ATGGTTACAATACAACGCGTACAACATTCTGAAGCCGATACCTTGCTTGCTTTTAGCAAAAAAACATTTTATGAATTCTTCGACCATCTGAACGAACCTGCCAATATGGAGGCTTATTCGTCAGTTGCATTTACGCCGCAAAGGATTCGGTCCGAACTATCAAACCCGAATTCCGAATTTTATTTTGCCATGCTGGATAATGAAGTTGTAGGCTATCTGAAGCTAAATTTTAATGATGCCCAAACCGAATTTAAGGATACAAACGCAATTGAGGTTGAGCGAATTTATGTATCCGGCGAACATCATGGCAAACGTATCGGTAAACAACTGATGGATTTTGCGCTTGATATCGCCCGCGCTAAACAACTTGAATATGTGTGGCTGGGCGTTTGGGAACATAATGACAAAGCTATGGGTTTTTATGAACGCTATGGCTTTGAAATATGCGGGAGCCATGAATTTATGTTGGGGGATGATCTGCAAACGGATTTGTTGATGAAGAAGATGCTTGTCTGA
- a CDS encoding sigma-54-dependent transcriptional regulator produces the protein MAKILIIDDERAIRNTLREILEYEDYTVEDIDNGVDGLELIQKNDYDLVLCDIKMNRVDGMEVLTEGLAMKPDLPFIMISGHGTVETAIEASKKGAFDFISKPPDLNRLLITVRNALDRGSLVTETKVLKRRVAKVRTMLGDSQSISKIKETIDRVAPTDARVLITGANGSGKELVARWLHEKSHRSSSPLIEVNCAAIPSELIESELFGHEKGSFTSAIKQRIGKFEAANGGTLFLDEIGDMSASTQAKVLRALQENKITRVGGEKEIDVDVRVVAATNKDLLKEIDAGNFRLDLYHRLSVILIHVPPLTDRKDDIPLLAQNFLDEICNDYGMPVKKISDAAMEALKALPWTGNIRELRNMIERLIILSDKIITDNDVKIFANPSSPVEVTNSNNGHQTDFDRFNNFQEYKDYAEREYIKFKLEKNNWNVSKTADDIDIQRSHLYSKIEKFGLKRGE, from the coding sequence ATGGCGAAAATTTTAATCATTGATGACGAGCGGGCAATCCGGAATACATTACGTGAAATACTGGAGTACGAAGACTATACCGTTGAAGATATTGATAACGGCGTTGACGGGTTAGAACTCATACAAAAAAATGATTATGACCTGGTATTATGCGATATAAAAATGAACCGGGTAGATGGTATGGAGGTACTCACCGAGGGCCTTGCAATGAAGCCCGATCTGCCTTTTATCATGATATCGGGCCATGGCACCGTTGAAACCGCTATAGAGGCCAGCAAAAAAGGCGCATTTGACTTCATATCCAAACCACCTGACCTGAACAGGCTCCTCATCACCGTACGAAATGCACTCGACAGGGGAAGCCTGGTAACGGAAACAAAGGTTTTAAAGCGCAGGGTGGCTAAAGTCCGCACCATGCTGGGCGATTCACAGTCGATCTCCAAAATAAAGGAAACTATTGACAGGGTGGCACCTACTGATGCCAGGGTATTGATCACGGGGGCTAACGGCAGCGGTAAGGAGCTGGTAGCCCGCTGGTTACACGAAAAGTCACATCGTTCATCGTCGCCTTTGATTGAAGTAAACTGCGCGGCTATCCCTTCAGAATTGATTGAGAGTGAATTATTCGGGCACGAAAAAGGTTCATTTACTTCTGCCATCAAACAACGCATCGGCAAATTTGAAGCGGCTAACGGCGGAACGCTCTTTTTGGATGAGATCGGAGACATGAGCGCTTCAACCCAGGCCAAAGTGCTGCGCGCGCTGCAGGAAAATAAAATAACCCGCGTCGGCGGCGAAAAAGAAATCGATGTGGATGTACGTGTGGTTGCAGCAACCAACAAGGACTTGCTAAAGGAAATAGATGCTGGAAATTTCCGCCTTGACCTTTACCATCGCTTAAGCGTTATCCTTATCCACGTACCCCCTCTGACTGACCGTAAAGACGATATTCCATTACTGGCGCAAAACTTTTTGGACGAGATCTGTAATGACTATGGCATGCCTGTTAAAAAAATCTCAGATGCTGCTATGGAGGCATTAAAAGCTTTGCCGTGGACCGGGAATATCCGTGAATTAAGGAATATGATTGAACGTTTGATCATCCTTAGTGATAAAATTATAACAGACAATGACGTAAAGATCTTTGCAAACCCATCTTCGCCGGTTGAAGTTACCAATAGCAATAACGGGCATCAAACAGATTTTGACCGTTTCAATAACTTCCAGGAATATAAAGATTACGCCGAGCGCGAGTATATTAAATTCAAACTGGAAAAAAACAACTGGAACGTATCGAAAACTGCTGATGATATTGATATCCAGCGCAGTCATTTATACAGTAAAATAGAAAAATTTGGGCTAAAAAGAGGGGAATAA